One window of Mus caroli chromosome 11, CAROLI_EIJ_v1.1, whole genome shotgun sequence genomic DNA carries:
- the Ube2d4 gene encoding ubiquitin-conjugating enzyme E2 D4 isoform X4, which yields MTNDSPYQGGVFFLTIHFPTDYPFKPPKVVFTTRIYHPNINSNGSICLDILRSQWSPALTVSKVLLSICSLLCDPNPDDPLVPEIAHTYKADREKYNRLAREWTQKYAI from the exons ATGACT AATGACAGTCCTTACCAAGGAGGTGTTTTTTTCCTGACCATCCACTTCCCTACAGATTATCCTTTCAAGCCCCCAAAG GTTGTTTTCACTACCAGAATCTATCACCCTAATATCAACAGCAATGGCAGCATTTGCCTGGACATCCTGAGGTCACAGTGGTCCCCAGCACTGACTGTGTCTAAAG ttCTCCTGTCtatctgctctctgctctgcgaCCCCAACCCTGATGACCCACTCGTGCCAGAAATAGCCCACACTTACAAGGCCGACAGAGAGAA GTACAACAGACTAGCAAGAGAGTGGACACAGAAATATGCTATTTAA
- the Ube2d4 gene encoding ubiquitin-conjugating enzyme E2 D4 isoform X1 gives MALKRIQKELTDLQRDPPAQCSAGPVGDDSASKEPWSPMLHWQATIMGPNDSPYQGGVFFLTIHFPTDYPFKPPKVVFTTRIYHPNINSNGSICLDILRSQWSPALTVSKVLLSICSLLCDPNPDDPLVPEIAHTYKADREKYNRLAREWTQKYAI, from the exons ATGGCTCTAAAACGGATCCAGAAG GAACTGACTGACTTACAGAGGGATCCCCCTGCTCAGTGTTCCGCGGGACCTGTGGGTGATGACT CAGCTTCTAAGGAGCCCTGGAGTCCTA TGCTCCACTGGCAGGCCACCATCATGGGCCCG AATGACAGTCCTTACCAAGGAGGTGTTTTTTTCCTGACCATCCACTTCCCTACAGATTATCCTTTCAAGCCCCCAAAG GTTGTTTTCACTACCAGAATCTATCACCCTAATATCAACAGCAATGGCAGCATTTGCCTGGACATCCTGAGGTCACAGTGGTCCCCAGCACTGACTGTGTCTAAAG ttCTCCTGTCtatctgctctctgctctgcgaCCCCAACCCTGATGACCCACTCGTGCCAGAAATAGCCCACACTTACAAGGCCGACAGAGAGAA GTACAACAGACTAGCAAGAGAGTGGACACAGAAATATGCTATTTAA
- the Ube2d4 gene encoding ubiquitin-conjugating enzyme E2 D4 isoform X2, with the protein MALKRIQKELTDLQRDPPAQCSAGPVGDDSSKEPWSPMLHWQATIMGPNDSPYQGGVFFLTIHFPTDYPFKPPKVVFTTRIYHPNINSNGSICLDILRSQWSPALTVSKVLLSICSLLCDPNPDDPLVPEIAHTYKADREKYNRLAREWTQKYAI; encoded by the exons ATGGCTCTAAAACGGATCCAGAAG GAACTGACTGACTTACAGAGGGATCCCCCTGCTCAGTGTTCCGCGGGACCTGTGGGTGATGACT CTTCTAAGGAGCCCTGGAGTCCTA TGCTCCACTGGCAGGCCACCATCATGGGCCCG AATGACAGTCCTTACCAAGGAGGTGTTTTTTTCCTGACCATCCACTTCCCTACAGATTATCCTTTCAAGCCCCCAAAG GTTGTTTTCACTACCAGAATCTATCACCCTAATATCAACAGCAATGGCAGCATTTGCCTGGACATCCTGAGGTCACAGTGGTCCCCAGCACTGACTGTGTCTAAAG ttCTCCTGTCtatctgctctctgctctgcgaCCCCAACCCTGATGACCCACTCGTGCCAGAAATAGCCCACACTTACAAGGCCGACAGAGAGAA GTACAACAGACTAGCAAGAGAGTGGACACAGAAATATGCTATTTAA
- the Ube2d4 gene encoding ubiquitin-conjugating enzyme E2 D4 isoform X3 — protein sequence MALKRIQKELTDLQRDPPAQCSAGPVGDDLLHWQATIMGPNDSPYQGGVFFLTIHFPTDYPFKPPKVVFTTRIYHPNINSNGSICLDILRSQWSPALTVSKVLLSICSLLCDPNPDDPLVPEIAHTYKADREKYNRLAREWTQKYAI from the exons ATGGCTCTAAAACGGATCCAGAAG GAACTGACTGACTTACAGAGGGATCCCCCTGCTCAGTGTTCCGCGGGACCTGTGGGTGATGACT TGCTCCACTGGCAGGCCACCATCATGGGCCCG AATGACAGTCCTTACCAAGGAGGTGTTTTTTTCCTGACCATCCACTTCCCTACAGATTATCCTTTCAAGCCCCCAAAG GTTGTTTTCACTACCAGAATCTATCACCCTAATATCAACAGCAATGGCAGCATTTGCCTGGACATCCTGAGGTCACAGTGGTCCCCAGCACTGACTGTGTCTAAAG ttCTCCTGTCtatctgctctctgctctgcgaCCCCAACCCTGATGACCCACTCGTGCCAGAAATAGCCCACACTTACAAGGCCGACAGAGAGAA GTACAACAGACTAGCAAGAGAGTGGACACAGAAATATGCTATTTAA